The Gemmatimonadales bacterium genome contains a region encoding:
- a CDS encoding HAMP domain-containing histidine kinase codes for MTFRTRIVLAFAAVAVLPVALFGWRVRAEMQARLEEEGSRRVGALVSTIESELRSERSRVRARLGQLGSDLAVDNRFRLVRQGGGESNWLLDWAGEAMRAAGLAALTLHDSAGRVLSSGQYRNDYGRSAPLLLRALEGRGDSLSLARVRTAEGQRSVLAAIDSFALLGQRYYLVGGAPLDSSTIAGFGADPEVRAVLVGKAPLPETVAARIPVIVVDEVAGESAAGVVAIVRDPGPARDLTRRVDRWFVLVLGVTLLGAIGIAVGVANALARPITELADKTGRIDLDRLDVAFETDRTDEIGGLSRLLAAMTTRLKLGAARLRESERRAAVGDLARQVTHDIKNGLAPIRHAVRHFGQTVDQAPDQLVDVYRARRGTMESSVAYLDDLARNYARLSPASGPAMAEANRLVDELARGAARDGVVIRTELMTPEPLLRADPVPVRRILENLLANAVDAASPAGQVVLRVRPGAPGQVVIEVADTGAGMTREQLDRAFDDFFTTKPQGTGLGLSVVRRLVSDLGGSLAVETAVGQGTTFRVELPTA; via the coding sequence GTGACCTTTCGGACCCGGATCGTCCTCGCGTTTGCGGCTGTCGCGGTGCTGCCCGTGGCGCTGTTCGGCTGGCGGGTCCGCGCGGAGATGCAAGCTCGGCTGGAAGAGGAGGGGAGCAGGCGGGTTGGTGCGCTGGTGTCGACGATCGAGTCTGAACTGCGATCGGAACGCAGTCGGGTGCGGGCCAGGCTGGGTCAGCTTGGCAGCGACCTCGCGGTCGACAATCGTTTCCGCCTGGTCCGGCAGGGCGGCGGCGAGTCGAATTGGCTGCTCGACTGGGCCGGCGAGGCAATGCGGGCGGCCGGTCTCGCTGCCCTGACGCTCCATGACAGCGCGGGACGGGTTCTGAGTTCCGGCCAGTATCGCAACGATTACGGTCGCTCGGCACCGCTGCTGCTGCGAGCGCTCGAGGGCCGCGGTGACAGTCTGTCGCTGGCTCGGGTTCGGACGGCCGAGGGACAGCGGAGTGTGCTGGCCGCGATCGACTCGTTCGCACTGCTTGGGCAGCGGTACTACCTGGTTGGCGGCGCGCCGCTCGATTCGTCGACGATTGCCGGATTCGGCGCGGATCCGGAAGTGCGCGCTGTGCTGGTCGGCAAGGCGCCGCTGCCGGAGACCGTCGCAGCGCGGATCCCGGTGATCGTGGTCGACGAGGTTGCCGGGGAATCGGCGGCCGGGGTGGTGGCCATTGTGCGGGACCCGGGGCCTGCCCGTGACCTGACCCGCCGGGTCGACCGTTGGTTCGTATTGGTACTCGGCGTGACTCTGCTCGGTGCGATCGGCATTGCGGTGGGTGTCGCCAATGCGCTGGCCCGTCCGATTACCGAGCTGGCGGACAAGACCGGCCGGATCGATCTCGATCGCCTGGACGTCGCGTTCGAGACCGATCGGACCGACGAGATCGGGGGATTGAGCCGTCTTCTCGCGGCCATGACGACTCGGCTCAAGCTCGGTGCCGCACGCTTGCGAGAGTCGGAACGTCGCGCCGCCGTCGGCGATCTGGCGCGACAGGTGACCCATGACATCAAGAACGGCCTGGCACCGATCCGCCACGCGGTTCGCCATTTCGGCCAGACCGTCGACCAGGCGCCTGATCAGCTGGTCGATGTCTATCGGGCCCGTCGCGGGACCATGGAGTCGAGCGTAGCGTACCTCGATGACCTGGCGCGGAATTATGCCAGGCTATCGCCGGCGTCTGGCCCCGCAATGGCGGAGGCCAATCGCCTCGTTGACGAGTTGGCCCGGGGAGCGGCCCGAGACGGAGTGGTGATTCGGACCGAACTGATGACACCCGAGCCGCTGCTTCGGGCCGATCCAGTTCCGGTCAGGCGGATCCTCGAGAACCTGCTTGCCAATGCGGTCGATGCCGCATCGCCAGCCGGGCAGGTCGTGCTGCGGGTGCGGCCCGGGGCGCCGGGCCAGGTCGTGATCGAGGTGGCAGACACCGGGGCGGGAATGACCCGCGAGCAGCTCGATCGCGCCTTCGATGACTTCTTTACCACCAAGCCCCAAGGCACCGGACTCGGCTTGTC